A segment of the Aromatoleum aromaticum EbN1 genome:
GCGCGTGCCGGCCGGCGCCCTGCTGTTCGACGACCACCAGGCGTGCGAAGGTTTTCCGTTCGTCGTCGAAGGATCGGTGCGCGTCGTCAAGTGCGCCCCCAACGGCCGCGAACTGCCGCTGTACCGGGTCGCGGCGGGCGAAACCTGCATCATCTCGTCGTCCTGCCTGCTCGGCCACGAGGACTACAACGCGCGCGGCATCGCCGAATCCGACACGGTGCTGATGCTGCTGCCGAAAGCCGAGTTCGATGCGCTGCTCGGCGAGCCGGCGTTCCGCAATTTCGTCTTCCACCTGTTCGCCGAGCGTATCGCCGACCTGATGCAGCTGATCGAGGAAGTCGCGTTCCACCGGCTCGACCAGCGCCTCGCCGGCCAGCTGCTCGGCAAGGGGCGCGTGCTGCACGTCACGCACCAGCAGCTCGCCGACGAGCTCGGCAGCGTGCGCGAATTCATCAGCCGCCTGCTCAAAGGCTTCGCGGCGCAGGGGCTGGTGAAGCTGTCGCGCGAGCAGATCGAGATCCTCGATCCCGCGGGGCTGCGGCGGATGGCGAGCGAAGGGCGCCACGAGTAAGGCTGGGGCCAAGGCGCCGCTGTGTAACCGAGGTTACAGACCGGGCGACGGTGGAGTGGTCCAATACGCTCGTCATCCACCCCATCGCAACGGAGAACACCACCATGAATGCAAACGTCGGCGGCATCGACCGGGTCCTGCGCATCGTCGCCGGGCTGGTCCTGGTCATCCTCGCCATCCTCGGCATCGGCAATCCCTGGACCTGGATCGGTGTCGTCCCGCTCGCGACCGGGCTGCTCGGCTGGTGCCCGGCCTATACCCTCTTCGGCCTGCGCACCTGCCCGCTCAGGAAAGCCTGAGCGCCACGGCGATCCGCCTCGACGCCTACCCGTGACCGGCGCCGAGGCGCCCCTGGGTCGGCGCACACCGCACCAAGATCACGCGTTCGCGAGCGCGCGCGGCGACTTCGCCGCGATGTAGTTCGTGATCGCGACGTAGTCGGCGACGGTCAGGCGTTCGCCGCGCAGGCCCGGGTCGATCCCGAGCGCGGGAAAATCCGCTTCGTCGAGCCATTCGCGCAGCGTATTGCGCAGCGTCTTGCGGCGCTGGCCGAACGCGGCGGCGACGACGCGCTCGAGCAGCGCCTCGTCCTTCGCGGTGCGCTGCTCTGCCGGCAGCGGCACCATGCGGACGATGCTCGACGTGACTTTCGGCGCCGGGCGGAACGCCCCGGGCGGCACGTCGAACAGCCGCCCCATGCGGAACCGGTATTGCAGCATCACCGACAGGCGCCCGTAGTCCTCGGTGCCCGGCTCGGCGACCATGCGCATCACGACTTCCTTCTGCAGCATGAAAGTCATGTCGCGCACCCGGGCCGCGAACTCCGCGAGGTGGAACAGCAGCGGCGTCGAGATGTTGTACGGCAGGTTACCGACGACCCGCAGCGGCGCGCCGAGCGTGGCGAAATCGAACTTCAGCGCGTCGCCTTCGTGGATCGTCAGCCGCTCCGGCGAATAACGTTCGTGCAGCCGGGCGATCAGGTCGCGGTCGATCTCGACGACGTGCAGATGACCGAGCCGTTCGACGAGCGGATCGGTCATCGCGCCCAGCCCCGGGCCGATCTCGACGACGGTCTCGCCCGGCACCGGGTGGATCGCATCGATGATCTTGCGGATGATGTTGGGGTCGGACAGGAAATTCTGGCCAAAACGCTTGCGCGCGCGGTGTTCGCTCATCGTGCGACATCCCGATTGCATACCATCGCAGTCGCAAGTTCGACTGCGGCGAACAGGCTGCCCGGATCGGCCCGGCCCGTGCCCGCGAGATCGAGCGCAGTGCCGTGATCGACGGACGTGCGAATGATCGGCAAGCCCAGCGTGACGTTCACGCCACCGCCGAAGCTCGCGTGCTTGAGCACCGGCAGGCCCTGGTCGTGGTACATCGCGAGCACCGCGTCGCCCTGCCCGAGCGTATGCGGCACGAACAGCGTGTCGGCAGGCAGCGGTCCGACGAGCCGCATGCCTTCGCCGCGCAGCCGCTCGAGCACCGGCGCGATGACGTCGATTTCCTCGCGCCCCATGTGCCCGCCCTCGCCGGCGTGGGGGTTGAGGCCGGCCACGAGAATGCGCGGCGCGGCGAGCCCGAAGCGCCCCGCCAGATCGGCGTGCAGGATGCGCAGCGTCTCGTCGAGCAGCGCCGGCGTGATCGCTCCGGGCACGGCCGCGAGCGGCAAGTGGGTGGTCGCAAGCGCGACGCGCAGCCCGCCGCCGACCAGCATCATCACGACGCGCGGCGTGCCGGTGTGCTCGGCCAGGTATTCGGTGTGACCGCTGAACGCGACGCCGGCGTCGTTGATGACGCCCTTGTGCACCGGCGCCGTCACGATGGCGCCGAACTCGCCGCTTCGGCAACCGTGCACTGCCCGGTCGAGCAGTGCCAGCACATAGCCGGCATTGGCAGGATCGAGCCGGCCGGGTCGCGCGGCGACGTTCAGCGGCACGTGCAGCACGTCTAGCACGCCCGCTGCGGCAGGCGCGTCCGGCATGTAGGCGCGCACGACTGCCGCGCCGGCTGCGCGCGCCCGGATCAGCTCGAAGTCGCCCAGCACGACCGGGCGCAGCGGCCAGTCACGACGAGAGAGTTGCGCGCACAGCTCGGGGCCGATGCCGGCCGGCTCGCCGCTGGTGATTGCAAGGATCGGAAGAGAAGCCACGGTGCCGAGTTATTCCTTGCCGGTCCGGTACTCGACATAGGTGCGGTCGCGCAGCTGGCGCAGCCAATCCTCGAACGCCTCGTCGGCCTTGCGCTCGCGCAGCGCATTGCGGGCCGCGTTGCGCTTGCGCTCGTCGGACACGTCCTGGAGCCGGCGCGCCTCGACCTGGATCAGATGCCAGCCGAACGGCGAACGCACCGGCGCACTCACTTCGCCCGGTTTGAGCGCGTTCATCGTGCGCTCGAATTCGGGGACGGTGTCGCCGGGGCTGAGCCAGCCGAGATCGCCGCCTTTCGCCGACGACAGGTCCGCCGAATGGGCTTTCGCGAGCTCGGCGAAACTGGCGCCGTTGACGACCCGCTCGCGCAGCCCGAGCAGGCGGCTTTCCGCCTCGCTGTCGTTGAGGATTTCCGAAGTCCGGATCAGGATGTGACGCGCCCGCGTCTGTTCGAGCTGTTGCGGCCCGGCCGCCGCGCCGCCACGCCTGTCGAGGAGCTTGACGATATGCAGGCCCGCCGAACTGCGCAGCACGGGCGACACGCTGCCGGGACTCAGCTCGCGCACCGCCTCGGCAAACAGCGGCGGCAGGCGGTCGCGGCTGCGCCAGCCGAGCGCACCGCCGTTCATCGCATCGGGCGCATCGGAATAGCTCGCGGCGACACGCGCGAAGTCGTCACCCGAATTGAGCCGCTGTTTCGCGGTTTCGGCGCGCGCGACGAGGCCGGCCATCTGCTGCTGCGTTGCCGCTTCGGGCACGCGGATCAGGATGTGGGCGAGCTCGAATTCCTCGCCGGACAGCGCATCGGCATTGTTCGCGAGGAAGTTGTCGACTTCCGCGTCGGTCACGACGATGCGGTTGTCGACTTCGCGCTCGCGCAGCCGCGTCAACAGGATTTCGGTGCGGATATTGTCGCGGAAGCGGCTCCAGCTGACGCCGTCCTTTTCGAGCGCAGCC
Coding sequences within it:
- a CDS encoding Crp/Fnr family transcriptional regulator, encoding MTTPHTPELARLAHRYPVIATLPESARHRLFETARWARVPAGALLFDDHQACEGFPFVVEGSVRVVKCAPNGRELPLYRVAAGETCIISSSCLLGHEDYNARGIAESDTVLMLLPKAEFDALLGEPAFRNFVFHLFAERIADLMQLIEEVAFHRLDQRLAGQLLGKGRVLHVTHQQLADELGSVREFISRLLKGFAAQGLVKLSREQIEILDPAGLRRMASEGRHE
- a CDS encoding YgaP family membrane protein, which encodes MNANVGGIDRVLRIVAGLVLVILAILGIGNPWTWIGVVPLATGLLGWCPAYTLFGLRTCPLRKA
- the rsmA gene encoding 16S rRNA (adenine(1518)-N(6)/adenine(1519)-N(6))-dimethyltransferase RsmA; its protein translation is MSEHRARKRFGQNFLSDPNIIRKIIDAIHPVPGETVVEIGPGLGAMTDPLVERLGHLHVVEIDRDLIARLHERYSPERLTIHEGDALKFDFATLGAPLRVVGNLPYNISTPLLFHLAEFAARVRDMTFMLQKEVVMRMVAEPGTEDYGRLSVMLQYRFRMGRLFDVPPGAFRPAPKVTSSIVRMVPLPAEQRTAKDEALLERVVAAAFGQRRKTLRNTLREWLDEADFPALGIDPGLRGERLTVADYVAITNYIAAKSPRALANA
- the pdxA gene encoding 4-hydroxythreonine-4-phosphate dehydrogenase PdxA yields the protein MASLPILAITSGEPAGIGPELCAQLSRRDWPLRPVVLGDFELIRARAAGAAVVRAYMPDAPAAAGVLDVLHVPLNVAARPGRLDPANAGYVLALLDRAVHGCRSGEFGAIVTAPVHKGVINDAGVAFSGHTEYLAEHTGTPRVVMMLVGGGLRVALATTHLPLAAVPGAITPALLDETLRILHADLAGRFGLAAPRILVAGLNPHAGEGGHMGREEIDVIAPVLERLRGEGMRLVGPLPADTLFVPHTLGQGDAVLAMYHDQGLPVLKHASFGGGVNVTLGLPIIRTSVDHGTALDLAGTGRADPGSLFAAVELATAMVCNRDVAR
- a CDS encoding peptidylprolyl isomerase, producing the protein MIRIPLRRIPLRRIALRRISSRLSLVLFAALSCATALFPAHAANPRSVEVDHIAAVVNNEVITARELRERVEQAIHQLNRQGTPQPPADVLERQLLERLVLERAQLQLARETSLQVDEATLERAIARIAESNRLTIAQLQAALEKDGVSWSRFRDNIRTEILLTRLREREVDNRIVVTDAEVDNFLANNADALSGEEFELAHILIRVPEAATQQQMAGLVARAETAKQRLNSGDDFARVAASYSDAPDAMNGGALGWRSRDRLPPLFAEAVRELSPGSVSPVLRSSAGLHIVKLLDRRGGAAAGPQQLEQTRARHILIRTSEILNDSEAESRLLGLRERVVNGASFAELAKAHSADLSSAKGGDLGWLSPGDTVPEFERTMNALKPGEVSAPVRSPFGWHLIQVEARRLQDVSDERKRNAARNALRERKADEAFEDWLRQLRDRTYVEYRTGKE